In a genomic window of Anoplopoma fimbria isolate UVic2021 breed Golden Eagle Sablefish chromosome 6, Afim_UVic_2022, whole genome shotgun sequence:
- the pik3ap1 gene encoding phosphoinositide 3-kinase adapter protein 1: MEEPHTSVRSAKSKTPSAHELLILHAVEAQEWATYLEQILKTSRKFRKRSILLCAVDAVDQLHGYDFECFQSCECVVLLLTGAILDMLCDPELQGPLQGLLYPPHRVVALLCGVQEDDVQTGYFEDWPSWRKLYADDEPALYVSTILESITDSRRVEPQHKSEAVAEAELPITAASSTESPATDETEEVVSEEQQETVQDEEPASTPNSTSQEHSTPTHLTCLTVQPNRVLCGEREKLFIVLTHKVDDRSVPEVEFSSENITGKRVPGTVENEYTISVTAPDMPVGVVSLTMYTDQCCVSLRPVTYYTVMGEVGRYLEEAADPVNFICQAFNLTSNATESLDKMLTDSLKSMMPATGLQLFGIRQIEEDNMAAYQRNEELPTLLHFAAKYGLKKLTTILLQCPGALQAYSVMNKSGDYPNTLAEKSGFSDLRQFMDEFVETADMLKSHIEDSIHPEEGAEVYEMMSTNSQDIMMKYSGCSEDIYESMLGIDPECAEDLYESMTAVDENPEEAMLRKFFQAKQHANVNQDNKDLLKSEEEEKGNHNDFDEIEEEEDPYDICPEDIYDTVDANGTFNPEILNRPPAPIPRPDSMSDLEKSQTYIARVFSDKAASQSQTMETGYPAVQPVEAPPSPVYDPYAGMKTPGQRQLISLQERVKVGEITVDEAVQEFKAWQFDHERRSSSIRYQQENLKKLRDSITRRHKEREKTGKELDYEISAPLQRNLYWGPSVTLECSVYETAPRTLALPPPPPPPATQSIQRGSWKTGSTSSTSSTESNRLSTHSTFSYSSGTEPDFEDTLENAPPPRPPRPSDAAPLTSPPRIPPRLPERVPEKMLHERYISCPTRALPQRPTQRHTNSAPPVPRRLR; this comes from the exons ATGGAGGAACCCCACACGAGTGTTAGATCAG CTAAATCCAAAACACCTTCAGCACATGAGCTGTTAATTCTGCACGCAGTCGAGGCCCAGGAATGGGCGACATACTTGGAGCAGATCTTGAAAACCTCCAGAAAATTCCGGAAGAGGTCCATTTTGCTGTGTGCGGTTGATGCGGTCGATCAGCTCCACGGATATGACTTTGAATGTTTCCAGAGCTGCGAGTGCGTCGTGCTGCTCCTCACCGGAGCAATCCTGGACATGCTCTGTGACCCTGAACTGCAGGGGCCGCTCCAGGGACTCCTTTACCCTCCGCACAGAGTGGTAGCGCTGCTGTGCGGCGTGCAAGAGGACGACGTACAGACAGGGTACTTCGAGGACTGGCCGAGCTGGAGGAAACTCTACGCTGACGACGAGCCGGCTCTCTACGTTTCCACCATTTTGGAGTCCATCACTGATA GCAGACGAGTAGAGCCCCAACATAAGAGCGAAGCTGTAGCTGAGGCAGAGTTGCCCATCACTGCAGCCTCTTCCACTGAAAGTCCTGCCACTGATGAAACGGAGGAAGTGGTCTCAGAGGAGCAACAAGAAACTGTGCAGGACGAAGAACCAGCGAGCACGCCGAACTCCACAAGCCAGGAGCATAGTACACCCACGCACCTCACCTGTCTCACCGTCCAGCCAAACAGAGTTCTGTGCGGG GAACGGGAGAAACTTTTTATCGTTCTGACGCATAAAGTAGATGATCGGTCGGTACCAGAGGTGGAGTTTTCATCTGAAAATATAACTGGAAAAAGGGTCCCAGGCACCGTAGAGAATGAATACACTATAAGTGTTACTGCACCTG ATATGCCTGTTGGAGTGGTATCACTCACCATGTACACTGACCAATGCTGCGTCAGCTTGAGGCCCGTTACCTATTATACTGTTATGGGGGAAGTCGGTCGGTACCTTGAAGAGGCTGCTGATCCTGTTAACTTCATCTGCCAG GCCTTCAACTTGACATCAAATGCAACTGAATCACTGGACAAAATGCTAACTGACTCCTTGAAATCCATGATGCCTGCAACTGGTCTTCAGCTGTTTGGAATCAGACAGATTGAAGAAGACAATATGGCGGCAT ATCAGCGTAATGAGGAGCTGCCCACGCTGCTCCACTTCGCTGCTAAGTACGGCCTGAAGAAGCTGACCACCATTCTCCTTCAGTGTCCCGGGGCTCTGCAGGCTTACAGCGTGATGAACAAGTCTGGAGACTACCCAAACACGCTGGCAGAGAAGAGCGGCTTCTCTGATCTCAGACAGTTTATGGATGAATTTGTC GAGACGGCAGACATGCTGAAGTCTCACATCGAGGACTCCATCCACCCAGAGGAAGGTGCAGAGGTGTATGAGATGATGTCAACTAACTCTCAAGATATCATGATGAAGTACTCGGGTTGCTCAGAGGACATATATGAGTCCATGCTGGGGATTGACCCTGAATGTGCAGAGGACCTAT atgagtCAATGACTGCAGTAGACGAGAACCCAGAGGAAGCAATGCTGAGGAAGTTCTTCCAAG CAAAACAACATGCCAATGTAAACCAGGACAACAAAGACCTCCTTAaaagtgaggaagaggaaaagggaaaTCATAATGACTTTGATGAAattgaagaagaggaggatccATACGACATCTGCCCGGAGGATATATATGATACTGTGGATGCAAACGGCACCTTTAACCCAGAAATCCTGAACCGCCCACCAGCCCCCATCCCGAGGCCTGATTCCATGTCTGATCTTGAAAAGTCTCAGACCTACATCGCCAGAG TATTTTCAGATAAAGCTGCGTCCCAGAGTCAAACAATGGAAACGGGATATCCTGCAG TTCAGCCTGTGGAggcccctccctctcctgtttATGACCCCTACGCTGGGATGAAGACACCTGGACAGAGACAGCTCATATCTCTGCAGGAGAGGGTGAAGGTGGGGGAAATTACCGTGGATGAGGCCGTCCAAGAGTTCAAGGCCTGGCAGTTTGACCATGAGCGGAGATCCAGCTCCATACGCTATCAGCAG gaaaATCTGAAGAAATTACGAGACAGCATCACCAGACgccacaaagagagagagaagacaggaaAGGAGCTTG ATTATGAGATAAGTGCTCCGCTGCAGAGGAACTTATACTGGGGCCCCAGTGTGACGTTAGAGTGTTCTGTGTACGAGACGGCACCCAGAACGTtggctcttcctcctcctcctcctcctccggcgaCTCAGAGTATCCAGCGAGGCAGCTGGAAGACAGGTAGCACCTCCAGCACCTCCA GTACTGAGAGCAACAGACTCAGCACTCACAGCACCTTTAGCTACAGCAGCGGGACAGAGCCTGACTTTGAG GACACATTAGAAAATGCCCCTCCGCCACGTCCTCCGCGGCCGTCTGATGCAGCACCCCTCACTTCTCCACCCAGGATTCCCCCACGGCTCCCCGAAAG GGTGCCAGAGAAGATGCTGCATGAGCGCTACATATCTTGCCCGACTCGAGCACTTCCTCAAAGACCcactcagagacacacaaactcaGCCCCTCCCGTACCTCGACGCCTGCGCTGA